One segment of Arthrobacter sp. MMS18-M83 DNA contains the following:
- a CDS encoding molybdopterin molybdotransferase MoeA, whose translation MTDASEQGAENQGAEDLGAGNQHPSAVTDPAPNVEHVPHADHLWAEARQLAFDCATPIPAAPVALKDAVGRTLASDVLALQDLPHYASSAMDGWAVNGSGPWILAEPGHRLAPHQASPIVTGGLIPPGAKAVLRSESGILTTDEDGLPVLALGGNARPGEPRNGQHIRNAGEEAGAGELLIKSGVVLNPAHLALAALAGRDELDVLGKPHVKLLLTGSEVVTAGVPAPGRVRDTFGPQLGAVVELLGGIRGDQIKVGDSYEEWLAGLEEGELSPDTLPADVVITTGGTGRSGTDHFRRAVAELGGRLLIDGIAMRPGHPGVLAELPDGRFVLGLPGNPLAAMMVLFTIGAPLLAGLGHGKLSEVGEVPCGAMLDADPGRTRLLPFRFVYGLASPAQHAGPGMMRGLASADGVMVVPPHGVQLGEPVPAFPLPWGPPLPQPKPSQDKTKKTPARSARKVSSGPVDWSALTG comes from the coding sequence ATGACAGATGCCTCTGAACAGGGCGCCGAGAATCAGGGCGCCGAGGACCTGGGCGCCGGGAACCAGCACCCTTCCGCCGTGACCGATCCGGCACCGAACGTTGAGCATGTCCCGCACGCCGACCACCTCTGGGCGGAAGCCCGGCAGCTTGCCTTCGACTGTGCCACGCCCATTCCCGCCGCACCTGTTGCGCTGAAGGATGCCGTCGGCCGGACGTTGGCGTCCGATGTCCTCGCCCTGCAGGACCTGCCGCACTATGCGTCCTCGGCGATGGATGGCTGGGCTGTCAACGGCAGCGGCCCATGGATCCTGGCCGAGCCGGGCCATCGGCTGGCCCCGCATCAGGCGAGCCCTATTGTCACGGGTGGCCTTATCCCGCCGGGGGCCAAGGCGGTGCTACGTAGCGAAAGCGGTATCCTGACCACCGACGAAGACGGCCTGCCTGTCCTCGCGCTCGGCGGAAACGCGAGGCCTGGCGAACCGCGCAACGGGCAACACATCCGTAACGCCGGAGAAGAAGCCGGGGCTGGCGAGCTCCTGATCAAGTCCGGCGTCGTCCTGAACCCCGCCCACCTCGCCCTTGCCGCGCTGGCCGGCCGGGATGAACTGGATGTCCTGGGCAAACCCCATGTGAAACTGCTCCTGACCGGCTCCGAAGTGGTGACCGCGGGTGTCCCTGCCCCTGGGAGGGTGCGGGATACCTTCGGGCCGCAGCTTGGCGCCGTCGTCGAACTCCTTGGCGGGATCCGCGGCGATCAGATCAAAGTGGGCGACTCCTACGAGGAATGGCTCGCGGGCCTCGAGGAAGGCGAGTTGTCGCCGGACACGCTACCAGCCGACGTCGTTATCACCACCGGGGGAACGGGCCGTTCGGGAACGGACCACTTCCGGAGGGCAGTTGCGGAACTCGGCGGTCGCTTGTTGATTGATGGCATTGCGATGCGGCCGGGACACCCCGGCGTCCTGGCTGAGTTGCCGGACGGGCGCTTTGTCTTAGGGCTGCCCGGCAACCCGCTCGCGGCAATGATGGTTCTCTTCACGATCGGCGCACCGCTGCTCGCGGGACTGGGTCACGGCAAGCTGTCCGAGGTGGGGGAAGTGCCTTGCGGTGCAATGCTCGACGCCGACCCCGGGCGCACCCGCTTGCTTCCCTTCAGGTTCGTGTACGGATTGGCCTCGCCGGCGCAGCACGCGGGGCCGGGGATGATGCGCGGCCTCGCCAGTGCGGACGGCGTCATGGTGGTCCCGCCACACGGCGTCCAACTTGGGGAACCTGTGCCTGCCTTCCCCCTTCCGTGGGGGCCGCCGCTTCCCCAGCCGAAGCCTTCGCAGGACAAAACCAAGAAAACTCCCGCCAGATCCGCCCGCAAAGTTTCGTCAGGGCCAGTGGATTGGAGCGCCCTGACTGGCTGA
- a CDS encoding DUF6457 domain-containing protein, whose translation MKSQEETLEEWCRSLLQAYELEGVEIDINEILSLAGVAAHSVVRPAAPLTTFIAGFAAGLAAGSGQATETASMDAAMGLARTLANDYTNPGTDAG comes from the coding sequence GTGAAGAGCCAAGAAGAAACGCTCGAGGAGTGGTGCAGGAGCCTGCTGCAAGCATATGAGCTTGAAGGTGTCGAGATCGACATCAACGAGATCCTGTCCTTGGCGGGCGTCGCAGCCCATTCCGTAGTTCGGCCGGCGGCTCCCCTGACCACCTTCATTGCCGGTTTCGCGGCCGGACTTGCAGCGGGTTCGGGACAAGCGACGGAAACCGCGTCGATGGACGCCGCCATGGGCCTGGCACGCACGCTCGCCAACGACTACACGAACCCCGGAACCGACGCCGGATGA
- the mobA gene encoding molybdenum cofactor guanylyltransferase, with the protein MDFDAVILAGGKSSRLGGVPKAQLMYDGATLLERALAAAYGAGRIVVVGPDPGTLPDGTMTAREDPPFAGPAAGIEAGLFALEKHARQGLSAKETSAPWVLVMACDMPLAGAAVPVLIRELAGHEETEGAMAVSADGRRQPLLGIYRFSALQREVLAAAEQGGLANAAVFRLLARLDLLAVPVPAGSTDDVDTWDDAAALGVDGDLP; encoded by the coding sequence GTGGACTTTGATGCGGTGATCTTGGCGGGTGGCAAGTCCTCCCGCCTCGGTGGCGTGCCCAAAGCCCAGCTTATGTACGACGGCGCCACGCTCCTCGAGCGCGCCCTCGCGGCCGCGTACGGGGCCGGGCGGATCGTCGTCGTCGGGCCGGATCCCGGCACCTTGCCGGATGGCACCATGACCGCCCGCGAGGACCCTCCGTTCGCTGGGCCGGCGGCGGGGATCGAAGCCGGACTCTTTGCGCTCGAGAAGCATGCCCGCCAGGGTCTTTCCGCAAAAGAAACATCCGCACCATGGGTGCTCGTCATGGCGTGCGATATGCCCCTCGCGGGCGCAGCCGTTCCGGTTCTCATCCGGGAACTTGCCGGACACGAGGAAACGGAAGGGGCCATGGCCGTATCCGCCGATGGCCGGAGACAGCCATTGCTTGGAATCTATCGGTTTTCTGCTTTGCAACGGGAAGTGCTGGCCGCTGCGGAACAGGGTGGCCTCGCCAACGCCGCGGTGTTCCGCCTGCTTGCTAGGCTTGATCTGCTGGCCGTACCTGTTCCTGCTGGCTCCACCGATGACGTGGATACCTGGGACGATGCCGCGGCGCTTGGAGTGGACGGCGACCTGCCGTGA
- a CDS encoding HNH endonuclease, translating to MRTLVLNAGYEPLAVVTFRRALVLVLTGKASVVAEGDEPVVGPQEILGRPSVILLNRYIRPRYNAITAVTRRGVLRRDGHRCAYCGKAAHTIDHVHPKSRGGADSWENLVAACLRCNNAKSDHTPAEMGWKLRFTPAAPTGTIWQIKELEKPAPAWDPFLLPESAA from the coding sequence ATGCGCACACTCGTTCTGAATGCTGGATATGAACCGCTGGCGGTAGTAACCTTCCGCCGGGCGCTGGTCCTTGTGCTCACCGGAAAAGCGAGCGTAGTGGCCGAAGGCGACGAGCCTGTCGTCGGGCCACAGGAGATTCTCGGACGTCCCTCCGTGATTCTGCTCAATCGCTACATCCGGCCGAGGTACAACGCGATCACGGCGGTTACACGCCGCGGCGTCTTGCGCCGCGACGGTCACCGTTGCGCCTATTGCGGGAAAGCAGCCCACACAATTGACCACGTCCACCCCAAATCCAGGGGCGGCGCGGATTCCTGGGAAAACCTGGTGGCGGCGTGCCTGCGCTGCAACAACGCCAAGAGTGACCACACACCGGCCGAAATGGGCTGGAAACTGAGGTTCACTCCGGCGGCGCCAACCGGGACTATCTGGCAAATCAAGGAGCTTGAGAAACCTGCGCCCGCGTGGGATCCCTTCCTCCTGCCTGAATCGGCGGCCTAA
- a CDS encoding NlpC/P60 family protein: MSSRTTLARHRAAVTKTNSLAVIAKTVGSNAGGVGRQAAVIAAASGLVLTSGIAANAAETNVPRESTATSTLEVQSIAQASIAADSSVAIKYERPAVSTEAAPVVEAPVAVQEAVAAPKAATTGVSTLSVSAAVSPATKVASGKGAAIAAAAYAQLGVAQDCTALASNSLAAVGINFHGWPADYLSLGRTVSAAEAQPGDLVYYQNGGMGKAHIAVYVGNGMAVHGGWNGGTTALYSVNIGSGPVFIRVGG, translated from the coding sequence GTGTCTTCACGCACTACTCTTGCGCGCCACCGCGCTGCGGTCACCAAGACCAACTCGCTTGCCGTCATCGCTAAGACCGTCGGCAGCAACGCCGGTGGTGTAGGCCGTCAGGCAGCAGTTATCGCCGCTGCGTCCGGTCTGGTTCTCACTAGCGGTATCGCGGCCAACGCTGCCGAAACCAACGTCCCCCGCGAGTCCACTGCGACCTCCACCCTGGAAGTTCAGTCCATCGCCCAAGCCAGTATTGCGGCCGACTCCTCCGTCGCCATCAAGTACGAACGTCCGGCTGTTTCCACTGAAGCTGCTCCGGTTGTAGAAGCGCCGGTTGCCGTCCAGGAAGCTGTTGCCGCTCCCAAGGCTGCAACAACGGGTGTCTCTACGCTTTCCGTTTCCGCCGCTGTATCCCCCGCCACAAAGGTTGCCAGCGGCAAGGGCGCAGCAATTGCCGCCGCAGCTTACGCGCAGCTTGGCGTTGCCCAGGACTGCACCGCCCTGGCTTCGAACTCCCTGGCCGCTGTTGGCATCAACTTCCACGGTTGGCCGGCAGACTACCTGTCCCTCGGCCGCACGGTCAGTGCTGCTGAAGCGCAGCCGGGTGACCTCGTTTACTACCAGAACGGCGGCATGGGCAAGGCCCACATCGCTGTTTACGTCGGTAACGGCATGGCCGTCCACGGCGGCTGGAACGGTGGCACCACTGCTTTGTACAGCGTGAACATCGGCTCCGGTCCAGTCTTCATCCGCGTTGGTGGCTAA
- a CDS encoding M23 family metallopeptidase, translated as MTTQNTRGRRRASGPTAELRTMQVIAHDRPRDPHREVRRRKGPLRQMADFAAASGAGQKAGVALAATGLILTVAMPGTGALTAAAESNQASTASAGTQAEIPAAANATIDFSRAAVSTTADPDSKLKQLLSAQSVGSIKTSSSKGTLGAPLDTLATASPFGYRVNPITGGLGEFHRGQDFVAQCGTQVHAAAAGKVTFAGWHPYGGGNRIVVDHGNGLETTYNHLSSFNVQVGQTVNRGDVIALSGTTGASTGCHLHFEVMVNGDVVDPLGWL; from the coding sequence TTGACCACGCAGAACACGAGGGGCCGCAGACGCGCGTCCGGTCCTACTGCTGAGCTGCGGACCATGCAAGTCATTGCGCACGATCGGCCCCGCGATCCGCATCGCGAAGTGCGCCGGCGCAAGGGCCCCTTGCGGCAAATGGCCGATTTCGCCGCCGCGAGCGGTGCGGGACAGAAGGCTGGCGTGGCCCTCGCCGCCACGGGCCTCATCCTGACGGTGGCCATGCCGGGTACTGGCGCATTGACGGCCGCTGCGGAATCGAACCAGGCTTCCACGGCTTCGGCAGGCACTCAGGCCGAGATTCCCGCTGCGGCCAATGCCACCATCGACTTCAGCCGAGCTGCCGTTTCCACTACGGCGGATCCTGATAGCAAACTTAAGCAGCTCCTGAGCGCGCAGTCCGTCGGCAGCATCAAGACGTCATCCTCGAAGGGCACGCTGGGGGCTCCGCTGGACACCCTCGCCACGGCTTCGCCGTTCGGCTACCGCGTGAACCCCATTACGGGAGGCCTTGGGGAGTTCCACCGTGGCCAGGACTTCGTGGCCCAGTGCGGCACGCAGGTACATGCGGCTGCAGCCGGCAAGGTCACGTTTGCGGGCTGGCACCCGTATGGCGGCGGAAACCGCATTGTGGTGGACCACGGCAACGGCCTGGAAACCACGTACAACCACTTATCCTCGTTCAACGTCCAGGTGGGCCAAACGGTCAACCGCGGCGACGTCATCGCTTTGAGCGGCACCACTGGCGCCTCCACCGGCTGCCACCTCCATTTTGAAGTCATGGTCAACGGCGACGTCGTTGATCCCTTGGGCTGGCTGTAG
- a CDS encoding metal-dependent transcriptional regulator has translation MTDLIDTTEMYLRTILELEEENIVALRARIAERLRHSGPTVSQTIGRMERDGLVIVSNDRHLELTETGRKRATEVMRKHRLAERLLADVIGLDWAYVHDEACRWEHVMSERVERRLYELLDHPTESPYGNPIPGLEALGGVASQAFTDGVVNLLEAMNEYSPDNRVIVSRLAEPIQVEPELLVQLDEGGIRPGARVSLERVGEYISVRVPNIDGALELPPEVASHVFVTVS, from the coding sequence ATGACGGATCTGATCGATACCACTGAGATGTATCTTCGGACCATTTTGGAGCTTGAAGAAGAGAACATCGTGGCTCTTCGCGCGCGCATCGCCGAGCGCTTGCGGCACTCCGGGCCCACCGTTTCCCAGACGATCGGGCGAATGGAGCGCGACGGCCTGGTAATTGTTTCCAACGACCGGCACCTTGAGCTGACCGAAACCGGCCGGAAACGTGCCACTGAGGTCATGCGCAAGCACCGTCTCGCCGAGCGGCTCCTGGCCGACGTCATCGGACTGGACTGGGCCTATGTCCACGACGAAGCATGCCGCTGGGAACACGTTATGAGCGAGCGCGTGGAGCGGCGGCTCTATGAGCTTCTGGACCACCCCACGGAATCTCCCTACGGCAACCCCATTCCAGGACTCGAAGCCCTGGGCGGAGTTGCGTCACAGGCCTTTACGGATGGCGTGGTCAACCTTCTTGAAGCGATGAACGAATACTCACCGGACAACCGGGTCATTGTCAGCCGGTTGGCTGAACCGATCCAGGTGGAACCGGAACTGTTGGTGCAGCTGGACGAAGGCGGAATCCGCCCCGGAGCCAGGGTTTCCCTGGAGCGTGTGGGGGAGTACATCTCCGTTCGCGTGCCCAATATCGACGGTGCCTTGGAGTTGCCTCCTGAGGTGGCGTCGCACGTGTTTGTCACCGTCTCCTAG
- the serC gene encoding phosphoserine transaminase, which translates to MSDNSITIPADLLPKDGRFGAGPSKVRPEQIEALSAASATILGTSHRQAPVKNLVGSVREGLSQFFRAPDGYEVILGVGGSTAFWDVASFGLVEKKAQHLSFGEFGSKFASATNKAPFLEASSIIKSEPGTRPVSQAEAGVDVYAWPQNETSTGVAAPVKRVAGVDDGALVLVDATSAAGGLDVDVAEADVYYFAPQKNFASDGGLWLGLFSPAALERAAKIKASGRWIPDFLDLQTAIDNSKLNQTYNTPSLSTLVTLDAQVQWLNKNGGLDFASARTADSAGRIYTWAEASEYATPFVAKPEDRSNVIATIDFDDSIDAAAIAKVLRANGIVDTEPYRKLGRNQLRIATFVAIEPDDVSALLASIDFVVGELKK; encoded by the coding sequence GTGAGCGACAACAGCATCACCATCCCCGCCGATTTGCTGCCCAAGGACGGCCGCTTCGGCGCCGGGCCCTCCAAGGTCCGCCCGGAGCAGATCGAGGCATTGTCTGCCGCGTCTGCGACGATCCTTGGCACTTCCCACCGGCAGGCACCAGTCAAGAACCTGGTGGGCTCCGTCCGCGAGGGACTCAGCCAGTTCTTCCGCGCACCCGACGGTTACGAGGTGATTCTCGGCGTCGGAGGCTCCACCGCGTTCTGGGACGTCGCCAGCTTCGGCCTGGTGGAGAAGAAGGCACAGCACCTCTCCTTTGGTGAGTTCGGTTCCAAGTTCGCCTCGGCCACCAACAAGGCACCCTTCCTGGAAGCTTCCTCCATCATCAAGTCCGAGCCCGGCACGCGCCCGGTTTCCCAGGCCGAGGCAGGCGTGGACGTTTACGCGTGGCCGCAGAACGAAACGTCCACTGGCGTGGCGGCCCCCGTGAAGCGGGTAGCCGGTGTAGACGACGGCGCACTGGTCCTGGTGGACGCGACCTCGGCTGCCGGTGGCCTGGACGTGGACGTCGCCGAGGCCGATGTCTACTACTTCGCACCGCAAAAGAACTTTGCCTCCGACGGCGGACTGTGGCTTGGCCTCTTCTCCCCCGCCGCCCTTGAGCGCGCCGCCAAGATCAAGGCAAGCGGCCGCTGGATTCCAGATTTCCTGGATCTGCAGACGGCCATCGACAACTCGAAGCTCAACCAGACCTACAACACTCCGTCCCTGTCCACCCTGGTGACGCTTGACGCCCAGGTCCAGTGGCTCAACAAGAACGGCGGCCTGGACTTCGCTTCCGCGCGCACGGCGGACTCCGCCGGCCGCATCTACACCTGGGCCGAGGCTTCCGAGTACGCCACCCCGTTCGTGGCAAAGCCTGAAGACCGCTCCAACGTCATTGCCACGATCGATTTTGATGATTCGATCGACGCGGCGGCGATTGCGAAGGTGCTGCGGGCCAATGGGATCGTGGACACGGAGCCGTACCGCAAGCTGGGCCGCAACCAGCTCCGCATCGCTACTTTCGTTGCCATCGAACCGGACGACGTTTCGGCGCTGCTCGCCAGCATCGACTTCGTGGTGGGCGAACTGAAGAAGTAA
- a CDS encoding MFS transporter, which produces MSTFKSLGVLNYRIWFLGALVSNIGTWMQRTAQDWLVFAHLSNHDAGAMGITLALQLGPQLFLAPWAGLLADRYSRRRLLVMTQSAMAVLSTGLGILVLSGAAQLWHVYVFALMLGVVSALDAPIRQTFVSELVKDDYLSNAVALNSASFNVARMIGPAVAGMLTVAVGPGWVFMINTLTFVAMLGAIRAIPSSSLRVQPRAAAGKGRIREGLRYVRNRPDIMVVLVAIFIMGTFGLNFVLFIAAMVGTEFGMDAGAFGLLNSVMAIGSVAGALLAARRGRPRMRLIFAASGGFGIASGLAAMAPNYTMFGLALIPCGLFALTMITSANGYVQSTTEPVMRGRVMALYMAIFMGGTPIGAPFVGWVSNVAGPRWAVGVAAAAGASTAVVGIIWIIRARQLRLRFDSSAGGLRLFRIESQGASPAMDDGVEGDSAVKRAGAVKRASAARDPHPNDADQS; this is translated from the coding sequence ATGTCCACCTTCAAATCGCTGGGTGTCCTTAACTACCGCATATGGTTCCTTGGCGCCCTTGTTTCCAACATCGGCACCTGGATGCAGCGAACCGCTCAGGACTGGCTGGTCTTTGCCCATCTGAGCAACCACGACGCCGGTGCCATGGGCATTACCTTGGCACTCCAACTAGGTCCGCAGCTGTTCCTGGCACCGTGGGCCGGACTGCTTGCCGACCGCTACAGCCGGCGCAGGCTCCTGGTCATGACGCAATCGGCCATGGCTGTCCTGAGCACGGGTTTGGGAATCCTCGTGCTGAGCGGCGCCGCACAGTTGTGGCATGTCTACGTGTTCGCGCTGATGCTCGGAGTCGTCTCGGCACTTGACGCCCCCATTCGCCAGACGTTCGTTTCGGAGCTCGTCAAGGACGACTACCTCTCCAACGCCGTGGCGCTGAACAGTGCCTCGTTCAACGTTGCCCGCATGATCGGCCCTGCCGTGGCCGGCATGTTGACTGTGGCCGTGGGGCCGGGCTGGGTGTTCATGATCAACACGCTGACCTTCGTGGCGATGCTCGGCGCGATCCGTGCCATCCCTTCCTCCTCACTGCGCGTCCAGCCCCGGGCAGCCGCGGGCAAGGGCCGGATCCGCGAAGGGCTTCGCTACGTCCGCAACCGCCCTGACATCATGGTGGTCCTCGTCGCGATTTTCATCATGGGCACGTTCGGCCTGAACTTCGTCCTCTTCATCGCTGCGATGGTTGGCACGGAATTCGGCATGGACGCAGGTGCGTTCGGGCTCCTCAACTCGGTCATGGCAATCGGCTCAGTAGCGGGAGCGTTGCTGGCCGCCCGCCGGGGGAGGCCACGCATGCGGCTCATCTTTGCCGCGTCCGGCGGGTTCGGCATCGCGAGCGGACTCGCCGCCATGGCGCCGAACTACACGATGTTTGGCTTGGCGCTGATTCCGTGCGGCCTGTTTGCCTTGACCATGATCACCAGCGCCAACGGCTATGTACAGTCCACTACCGAACCCGTCATGCGCGGCAGGGTCATGGCGCTGTACATGGCCATTTTCATGGGCGGAACGCCCATCGGGGCGCCCTTCGTCGGCTGGGTATCCAACGTAGCCGGACCCCGCTGGGCCGTTGGCGTGGCAGCGGCTGCCGGCGCCAGCACCGCCGTCGTCGGCATCATCTGGATCATCCGAGCGCGTCAGTTGCGGCTCCGCTTCGACAGCAGCGCCGGAGGTTTGCGGCTCTTCCGCATCGAGTCGCAAGGCGCCAGCCCTGCCATGGACGACGGCGTTGAGGGCGACAGCGCCGTTAAAAGGGCTGGCGCTGTTAAAAGGGCTAGCGCCGCCCGGGATCCTCACCCGAACGACGCCGACCAGTCCTGA
- a CDS encoding DUF3027 domain-containing protein, protein MTSESAEASPEENGTGAAPATAGTADTAAGRKLTAAKPRTGIPMWRVGKPDAFLAAAVDVARNAVESIAKPNEIGPHIAARSEGERVVTHLFESRLAGYGGWQWYAVVTRNSRSKVVTVSELGLLPSEDSILAPEWVPWAKRVRPEDEAGPDELAEEDTSTADGSVDEDEDTPDDDGAPSDYDDAEEDDESEVEAD, encoded by the coding sequence ATGACATCGGAATCCGCTGAAGCGAGTCCTGAAGAGAACGGTACCGGTGCCGCGCCAGCAACAGCAGGAACGGCTGATACCGCTGCTGGGCGGAAGCTGACCGCGGCGAAACCTCGCACCGGCATTCCCATGTGGCGCGTCGGCAAGCCGGACGCCTTCCTGGCGGCCGCCGTCGACGTCGCCCGCAATGCGGTGGAGAGCATTGCCAAGCCGAATGAAATCGGACCGCATATCGCCGCACGCTCCGAAGGCGAACGCGTCGTCACGCACCTTTTCGAATCGCGACTGGCCGGTTACGGAGGGTGGCAGTGGTACGCCGTCGTTACCCGCAACTCGCGCTCCAAAGTGGTCACGGTCAGCGAACTCGGCCTGCTGCCGTCCGAGGACTCCATCCTCGCCCCTGAATGGGTGCCGTGGGCAAAGCGCGTCCGTCCAGAGGACGAGGCGGGCCCCGACGAGCTGGCAGAGGAAGACACCTCGACGGCGGACGGTTCCGTAGACGAGGACGAGGACACACCCGACGACGACGGCGCGCCTTCCGACTACGACGACGCCGAAGAGGATGACGAGTCTGAAGTCGAGGCCGACTAG
- a CDS encoding cold-shock protein gives MPTGKVKWYDKDKGFGFLAAEDGQEVFLPKSALPEGVTDLKAGTRVEFGVADGRRGAQALGLRVLDKLPSIAKAKRMNARELAPVVQDLVSVLDNLSGTLSAGKYPEGAKGKAIAAALRKVANELEA, from the coding sequence GTGCCCACCGGCAAGGTCAAGTGGTATGACAAGGACAAAGGCTTCGGATTCCTCGCAGCAGAGGATGGCCAGGAAGTATTTCTGCCCAAATCCGCCCTGCCCGAGGGTGTAACGGATCTCAAAGCAGGTACCCGGGTTGAGTTCGGCGTTGCCGACGGTCGCCGAGGCGCCCAGGCACTGGGCCTCCGCGTGTTGGACAAGCTGCCATCCATTGCCAAGGCCAAGCGCATGAACGCCCGCGAGCTCGCGCCCGTGGTCCAGGATCTTGTGTCCGTCTTGGACAACCTTTCGGGGACATTGTCGGCCGGTAAGTACCCTGAAGGCGCCAAAGGCAAGGCCATCGCCGCAGCACTGCGCAAGGTTGCCAACGAGCTGGAAGCCTAA